One part of the Vicia villosa cultivar HV-30 ecotype Madison, WI linkage group LG6, Vvil1.0, whole genome shotgun sequence genome encodes these proteins:
- the LOC131615241 gene encoding uncharacterized protein LOC131615241 — translation MAGRMLKWSIELSEFDIQYESRKVLKAQALADFIAEMTSIANSPPPAENKWTSYVDGASSSSGSGAGIILENEEGIIIEVSLVLSSTTSNNQAEYEAFLAGLWLAEDVGAREVKIYTDSQLVASQINGDYQAKNDVLVEYLALVKERMKNFTKAEVEHIPREHNSRADVLSKLASTRKKGGNKSVIQEILSRSSVDKDAQPLPVLAIGDDRCWMTPVYNFLTKDELPTDVKEASAIKRRACSYTIVENKLYRRGFSIPLLKCVNASQALEILQELHEGISGQHLGGRSLARKSLRSGYYWPTMQQDAKEHVQKCDKCQRHADMHLAPPNELKSLSSPWPFSTWGMNLLGPFPIGSY, via the coding sequence ATGGCGGGGAGAATGCTAAAGTGGTCCATCGAGCTATCCGAATTCGACATACAATATGAAAGCAGGAAGGTACTGAAAGCTCAGGCACTGGCAGATTTCATAGCCGAGATGACCTCAATCGCTAACTCCCCGCCCCCCGCCGAGAATAAGTGGACCAgctacgtagatggcgcctcaagcagctCGGGAAGCGGGGCTGGCATTATCCTAGAAAACGAAGAAGGGAttatcatcgaagtatccttagttTTGTCTTCcaccacgtcgaacaaccaggccgaatatgaagccttCCTAGCAGGCCTATGGCTCGCCGAAGATGTGGGTGCTCGGGAGGTTAAAATCTACACCGACTCCCAACTTGTCGCATCCCAAATCAacggcgattaccaagccaagAATGACGTGCTCGTCGAGTATCTTGCACTTGTCAAAGAAAGAATGAAAAACTTCACGAAGGCAGAAGTCGAGCACATCCCTCGAGAACACAACTCTCGAGCAGACGTCTTGTCCAAACTCGCGAGCACGAGGAAAAAGGGCGGGAACAAGTCAGTGATCCAGGAAATCCTATCAAGGTCGAGCGTAGACAAGGACGCACAACCCCTACCAGTGCTCGCCATAGGCGACGACCGctgctggatgaccccagtaTACAACTTCCTCACGAAGGACGAACTTCCAACCGACGTGAAGGAGGCTTCAGCAATCAAAAGACGGGCCTGCTCGTACACTATCGTCGAGAACAAACTATACCGGAGAGGATTCTCCATTCCTCTCCTCAAATGTGTCAACGCCTCGCAAGCGCTCGAGATATTACAAGAGCTTCACGAGGGGATCAGCGGCCAACATCTCGGTGGACGATCATTGGCAAGAAAATCCCTTAGGTCCGGatactattggccgaccatgcaacaAGACGCCAAAGAGCACGTTCAGAAATGCGATAAATGtcagcgtcacgccgacatgcacttggCTCCCCCAAACGAGCTTAAATCCCTATCATCGCCCTGGCCCTTCTCCACGTGGGGAATGAATCTCCTCGGACCCTTTCCGATCGGATCATACTAA